From a single Desulfomonilia bacterium genomic region:
- the aroA gene encoding 3-phosphoshikimate 1-carboxyvinyltransferase: MRINGEIKPPADKSISHRAFILGALAKGRTSVFSSLESEDVKSTREALKALGVRISKSNDSYIIEGGNLTEPETLIDAGNSGTTARLLSGVLSGIKGVSIITGDSSLIKRPMARVIKPLRLMGGDFMARQDRFMPMAIRGTDLKGITYDMDVASAQVKSAIILAGLKAEGVTSVTEPSLSRDHTERMLAFFGVRLKISGRNISLEGPQELTARDITVPGDPSSSAFPSVLAAATPGSELRVMGICLNPARTAFLNVLKRMGADITIENIKASAGETVGDFIIKGSRLKGTVIEGDEIPGLIDEIPILAVAASLAEGRTIVRNAQELRVKEADRITSMVEGFASLGSHIKELEDGFVIDGPLKLRNGSVKTYSDHRIAMAFYILSMAADIDVQLDNNSCVDISYPNFFKDMKQLI, encoded by the coding sequence ATGAGAATTAACGGAGAAATAAAACCGCCTGCCGACAAATCGATATCCCACAGGGCATTCATCCTGGGTGCACTGGCAAAAGGAAGGACCAGTGTTTTTTCCAGCCTTGAATCAGAAGATGTTAAAAGTACAAGGGAAGCGCTTAAAGCCCTAGGCGTCAGGATATCAAAATCAAATGATTCATACATTATTGAAGGCGGAAATCTTACAGAGCCAGAAACATTAATAGATGCCGGCAATTCAGGCACTACGGCAAGGCTTCTGAGCGGTGTATTATCCGGAATTAAAGGTGTGAGCATTATTACAGGAGATTCATCCCTTATAAAGAGACCGATGGCACGTGTTATCAAACCGCTCAGGCTTATGGGTGGGGACTTCATGGCAAGGCAGGACAGGTTTATGCCGATGGCCATTAGGGGAACAGATTTAAAAGGCATCACATACGACATGGATGTTGCATCAGCACAGGTTAAATCGGCAATAATCCTAGCCGGGCTGAAGGCTGAAGGCGTAACATCCGTTACCGAACCTTCCCTGAGCAGGGACCATACTGAAAGAATGCTTGCCTTTTTCGGGGTAAGACTGAAAATATCAGGCAGGAATATCAGTCTTGAAGGTCCTCAGGAATTAACTGCACGGGATATTACGGTTCCGGGCGATCCTTCATCCTCCGCATTCCCTTCAGTTCTGGCAGCCGCCACTCCTGGTTCGGAACTCAGAGTAATGGGCATATGTCTAAATCCTGCAAGAACTGCTTTTTTAAATGTCCTTAAAAGGATGGGGGCTGATATAACTATTGAAAATATAAAGGCTTCGGCAGGAGAAACGGTAGGAGATTTCATAATAAAGGGTTCCAGACTTAAAGGTACTGTAATTGAAGGCGACGAAATTCCAGGGTTGATTGATGAGATTCCCATACTGGCAGTAGCAGCAAGTCTTGCCGAAGGTCGGACTATAGTCAGAAATGCTCAGGAACTCCGTGTAAAAGAGGCGGACAGGATAACGTCAATGGTCGAAGGATTCGCTTCACTTGGTTCCCATATCAAAGAACTGGAGGACGGATTTGTTATCGATGGCCCCTTGAAACTCAGAAACGGCTCGGTAAAAACCTATTCCGATCACAGGATAGCCATGGCATTTTATATTCTCTCAATGGCTGCTGACATTGATGTGCAGCTTGACAACAATTCCTGCGTTGATATTTCCTATCCCAATTTTTTCAAGGACATGAAACAGCTCATATGA
- the cmk gene encoding (d)CMP kinase, with protein MKTRIITIDGPAGTGKSTVAKTVAEKLGYTFLDTGALYRTCALAVDKINGDIENEEECAKIVAGINIKLFGSKVFLDGIDVSKDIRTNRISTLSSKIAAHPSVRNLMLNIQRSFPKFSSIVAEGRDTGSVVFPDADVKIYLDASLEERAKRRHNEMILKGISVPIEQIINDVKERDDRDRTRESSPLVIPYNSTVVDTTHMNLDEVIETVLKEIKKKLPD; from the coding sequence ATGAAAACCAGAATAATAACGATTGACGGCCCTGCAGGAACCGGAAAATCGACTGTGGCAAAAACCGTCGCGGAAAAGCTTGGATATACTTTTCTGGATACAGGTGCACTTTACAGGACATGCGCATTGGCTGTAGACAAAATAAATGGAGACATAGAAAATGAAGAAGAGTGTGCAAAAATCGTTGCAGGCATCAACATAAAACTTTTTGGATCAAAGGTTTTCCTGGATGGTATTGACGTAAGCAAGGACATACGGACAAACAGGATAAGCACTCTTTCATCTAAAATAGCCGCACACCCTTCTGTCAGAAATCTCATGCTGAATATACAAAGGTCATTCCCGAAATTTTCTTCAATCGTTGCCGAAGGCAGGGATACCGGTTCAGTTGTCTTTCCGGACGCAGATGTAAAGATTTACCTTGATGCTTCACTTGAAGAACGTGCAAAAAGAAGACATAACGAAATGATTTTAAAAGGTATTTCAGTCCCTATTGAACAGATTATTAATGATGTTAAAGAAAGAGATGACAGAGACCGTACAAGAGAATCAAGCCCGTTGGTGATACCTTACAACTCTACTGTGGTTGATACGACACATATGAATCTTGATGAAGTAATTGAAACTGTCCTGAAAGAAATAAAAAAGAAATTACCCGATTAA
- the yacG gene encoding DNA gyrase inhibitor YacG, with product MKISCPACGKETIYEGNINRPFCSKECKNRDLLNWADESYKISSTNTDYSSEELNNGEDTSKIIS from the coding sequence ATGAAGATATCATGTCCCGCATGTGGAAAAGAAACCATATATGAGGGAAACATAAACAGGCCGTTTTGTTCGAAGGAATGTAAAAACAGAGACCTCCTGAACTGGGCAGATGAGTCTTACAAAATATCTTCAACCAATACTGATTATTCATCCGAAGAGTTAAACAATGGCGAAGATACTTCGAAGATCATTTCATAA
- the atpC gene encoding ATP synthase F1 subunit epsilon, translating to MAELFHLDVVTPERSLLSRNVEEIIAPGSQGEFGVFKGHAAFLTTLKPGMVTVYDDEGGKSYMAISGGFCEVTSDKVILLAEHAELAKEIDLEQTRKDLEIAEEKLRSLAKDDPEVNKWESRKIMAEVKIKVAETVKAS from the coding sequence ATGGCTGAATTATTTCATCTTGATGTTGTTACACCTGAAAGATCATTACTGAGCCGTAATGTTGAAGAAATAATAGCTCCGGGATCTCAGGGGGAATTCGGCGTCTTTAAAGGACACGCAGCCTTTCTAACAACATTAAAACCCGGCATGGTTACGGTGTATGATGATGAAGGCGGAAAAAGTTATATGGCTATATCGGGTGGATTTTGTGAAGTAACTTCCGATAAAGTTATACTCCTTGCAGAACATGCCGAGCTCGCAAAAGAAATAGATCTGGAACAGACACGCAAAGATCTGGAGATTGCAGAAGAGAAGCTGAGAAGTCTTGCAAAAGACGATCCTGAAGTAAACAAGTGGGAAAGCAGAAAGATTATGGCCGAAGTGAAAATTAAGGTAGCTGAGACTGTTAAAGCCAGTTAA